GCATTCACGAGGGGTAGTGCGGCATGGTCGCGATTCATCGCGTAGGGGGCTGTCAATATACTCGCACGAATGGATCTTTGGAATTGACCGTGTAAAACTGTCGCGGTGACTACCAATGTGCATTACCGCTCGGATTGTGCTGATAAATTGCTCCAGGTTGAATAGAATTGTCCCCATCAATTAACTGCCTATGGAACCTTTCGAATATGTTGTCGTGCTTTTCTCCCTGATTCTGGGGCTGGGGATCGCTCAGTTACTCACAGGTATTGCAGATATTGTTTCCAATCTCAGGAATACGAAAACCGGCCTGGCCCATTCGGTCATGGTGTTCAACGTCTTTCTGCTGCATATTCAGGAGTGGTGGTACAGTTATCAGTATGCCAGCGATGTGAAAGTGTGGACCTTACCGCTGGTGTTATTTCTGCTCATCTATCCCATTCTGCTTTTTCTGCTGGCCAGAATGCTCTTTCCCACAGGACTTAGGGGCCATGAGACCAATCTGGAAGAGTATTACTACGACCAGTGGAAGTGGTTTTTTGGAATCATACTCTCCATCATAGTGGTTAGCTTTTTGCAAAACATCATCGTGTCAGGATGGGCCATTACCTCGCAAATTCCACAGTACCTGATGGCATTGGCTTATATCATTTTTCTAACACTGGACATTCATAACAAGAAGGCCCACAACATTTTTGTCATTCTTCAGGGATTGGCCTGGCTCATTTGGGCCATTGTGGATCCCTATGAGTTGAAGTAGAGCTGAAAAATTGCAAAAACATTGAGCGCCAGCAGCGCCCAATGTTTTTGCAGTACTGGCCTTAGTTAATAGCACCCATCACTCTTTTCATAAAGCCGTTCAGTGCCTCTTTCTGAGGAGTTCCATTTTTGATTTCTTTATGAACCTCCAAAGCACCATACATATTGGAGAGCAATTCCCCGATCACATCCAGCTCCTCATCTTTTATGCCCTTGGCTTCAGACATATGCTCCAACAGTTCGATGGTCTCCACTACCCAGTCCTCATCGTTTTCATCTACAAAATCGATGATGTGCTTAATTATTGGCAATCTCATTTAAAATAGTTGTTATGGTTTCTTCTTTGTTTCCTGCTGCCTGTGACACCAATGTGCCATTTTTGAAGCCGGCAAATGTCGGAAGGTTCTTCACTTCTGCCAGACTTCTTGAGGCTGGTAGTTTCTCCGCATCCACATAGACGAAGAGTACCTGCTCATGTTCTCCTGCCAGTCTTTTGAATTTTGGTTTGATCATTCGGCAGTTTCCACACCAGGTGGCCCCATACTGCACCATCACGCGTTCGTTCTCTGCCAGAATATTTTGTAAGTTGTCCTCGGTTAATTCAATCATGCTCTGAAAAAATGGTTAAAAATCTGAGCGCGAAGATCATTAAACTATTATTGATCAAGATTATCAGTCGATAAGTTAAGCTTATAGCAGGAATAGAAACGTGCCTCAGTCCCTGATGCTGCTCTCTCTGATCAAAAGCTCACTGTGGAGCACCACTGTCTCATTGAATTCCTGATCTGGGTTATCAATTTGCTGAATGAGCAACTCCGCCGCTTTTTGACCCATTTCATATCCTGGTTGTGACATGGTGGAGAGCGAAGGCTCATAAAGGGTGCCGATGGACCAGTTGCTAAAGCCAACCACTGCCACATCCTCCGGTACTTTCAGACCGGCTGCTTTCATGTTTTTGATGGCACCTATGGCCAGCATATCAGTGGCAGCAAAGAGGCCATCGATCTCCCGGGCCTGCACCAGTTCGCGCGTGCTTTCCATGCCATCGTCGTAGTCCCCGGAGTCACAATGAATGATCCAGCTGTCTCGGGTGTTGAGCCCCGCCTCAGATAAGGCCTTATTATAGCCAGCGAGTCTGTCTCTGTTGATAAAAAGGTTAATGGGCCCTCCAACATAGGCTATTTTGGTGCATCCCTGATCTATGAGGTGTTTCACGGCTTTATAGCCTGCATCAAAGTCATCCAGCACCACTTTTGGTGCTTCTATTTCGTCACAGATGCAGTCAAAAAATACCAGCGGCAGGCCTCGGTCTACAAATTCTGAGAAATGATCAAATTCATTGGTTTCTTTCGAAATACACGCCATCAGACCATCGATCCTCCCATTGATCAGGGCTTTGGTGTCTATCACCTCGCGTTCGTATGATTCGTGAGTGGAGCAGATGATCACATTGTAGTCATTGGAGTAGGCAAAATCCTCAATGCCGCGAATCACCATGGCAAAAAACTCATGCACCAGCTGCGGAATGATAATGCCTAGTGTTTTGGTTTTATTGCTTCGCAGGCTCAGGGCAGTGAAGTTGGGACGGTAGTGGTATTTTTTTGCCAGTTCTTTGACTGCCGCTCTGGTTGATGGTTTTACCAAAGGATTATCTGCCAATGCCCTGGAAACGGTGGAAACCGAAATGTTCAACTCGAGGGCTATGTCCTTGATGGTAACTGATCCTTTTTTCATGTTCAGGCAAGATAATGAACTATAAAATTACCCATTCTTTATCCAAAGAAAATTTTCAAAAAGGGTTTCGGTGAGGAAAGCCTAAAAAGGCCCTTCAGGCATCTTAGAAAAGTCATATTTTATGACTTCAAAAATTATCTATCCATTGCAAACGTTTGCAATTATTCAATTGCCAAAATCGCTCTCTTTTTATATCAAATCGTTTTTATAATTCTTTTTATTTCGTTTTCTTGGAGGTTGTAATGGTCAGAATATCATTTCGTAAATTGACTTTTAGTTAAAAGTTTAGAAACAAATTGTAATAGTATGAAGAAGTATTTACTCTTAGGTTTATCGTTGATTCTGTCCGCCACGCTGTGGGCGCAGGAGAGAACGGTGACAGGTACAGTAACCGATGCGGAAACAGGTGAAGCTGTTCCGGGCGCCAACGTTGTTGAAAAAGGAACAACGAATGGTACCATTACCGACTTCAATGGTCAATACAAATTGGCTGTGGGTGATGGTGCAACACTTGTGTTTTCGTTTGTGGGCTATGCCTCGTCGGAAGCGGTAGTAGGATCTCGCGGAGTGATCGACGCGGCCCTTGATCTGGATGTACAATCATTATCAGAAGTGGTAGTGGTAGGGTACGGTACCCAGGACAAAAAAGAGATCACCAGTTCAGTAGCCAGTATCAGCTCTGAGGATTTCAACCGTGGTACGGTGAATGATCCAGTACAGTTGCTACAAGGTAAAGTGGCTGGCTTGAACATCACTAAGCCGGGTGGTGATCCCAATGGTGGATATAACATCCGACTGAGAGGAATCTCTACCGTGGGAGCAAATGCATCCCCGCTGGTAGTCATTGATGGGGTAATCGGAGGATCACTTTCTACAGTAGACCCGAATGATATTGCATCCATTGATATCCTGAAAGATGGATCGGCTGCTGCCATCTACGGTACTCGTGGATCCAGTGGAGTAATCCTCGTGACCACTAAGACCGGATCAAAAGGTAAAATGCAGGTGGACTATAACGGCTCCTACGCTGTGGAGTCTATTTATAACACCATCGACTTCATGACCGCCGATGAGTACAGAGAGGTACCAGGGGCTCAAGATTTCGGTTCTGATACAGACTGGATGGATGAGGTGACTCAACTAGGTCAGGCTCAGGTGCACAACTTGTCACTGTCAGGTGGTACCGGCCAGACCAGCTACCGTATTTCTATGAACTATAGAGATACTGAAGGTATTGGTATTGGTACAGGCTTTAGCCAGTTGAATGGTCGTGTGAACATTACTCAGCGTGCTTTAAATGACCGTGCGAAAATAACTGTGGGTATATCAAGTACCACCAAAGAGTCTGACTATGGTTTTGCTGAAGCTTTTAGATATGCTGTAGTGGCTAACCCTACAATGCCTGTAAATATCGCTGCATCTGGTGGTGGTCTGACTGAGCAAGGTGGTTATGCACAGAGAGATATTTTTGATTTCTTCAACCCGGTGGGCATCGCAGAGCAGAATGTTAATGAAGGTGTGGATCATCGTTTGCTCGCAAGTGTGAAAGCTGAGTATGACTTCAGTGATCTGGTAAATGGCTTGAGTGCTTCTGTGTTCTACTCCAGACAGGAGGAGAATGACCTAAGAGGTGAGTACTACTCTAAGAATTCTAAATTCAGAGGAGCAGGTAGAAATGGCTTGGCCCGTAAGTCTAATGAAAGAAGGACCAACCAGTTGATCGAATCTACGGTAAACTACAACAAAGATGTAAGTGACCTTAATATTTCCCTTTTGGGTGGTTATTCATACCAGGAATTCTTCACTGAGGGATCTGGTATGGAAGGCGGTGATTTCCTTACTGATGCGTTTGGATATAACAATATGGGTGCTGCTCTTGATTTTGCTAACGGACTTGGTAATCTATGGAGCTATGCCAATTCTTATAAATTGATTGGCTTTTTCGGCAGATTGAATCTGAACTACGATAACACATATTTCCTTTCTGCAAGTGCGAGATATGAAGGATCTTCAAGATTTGGTATCAACAACAGATGGGGTATTTTCCCAGCCGTGAGTGCCGGTGTGAACATCACCAACCTCGTGGAAATCCCTACAGTGAACAGCTTGAAATTGAGAGGTTCGTTTGGTAGAACAGGAAACATCCCTGGTCAGTCTTACCTATCACTTCAGAGATATGGTCCTCAAGGAAACTTCTTTTATAACGGGGAATACGTGCCAAGTTTTGGTCCTGTAAGTAATCCAAATCCGGATCTTTCCTGGGAGACTAAAGATGAGATCGACGTAGGGATTGACTTTACCCTTTTGGATAATAAATTGAGTGGTACAGTTGACTGGTACACAAGAACCACTACTGATATGATTCTTTCTGTAAATGTGCCTGTGCCACCAAACTTGTTTGGACAGACTTGGGTGAACATTGGAGAATTTGCGAATTCCGGACTTGAGGTAGCACTTAACTACCAAGCTATAGTGACCAATGATTTCACTTGGTCTACTGGGGTGAACTTCTCTACATTCAAAACGGAAGTAGTGAGTTTGACTTCTGGGGATTTGTCCTTTGGAGAAGGTGGAGTACTCTACAGAGCCAACATGGGAGCGCCTGGTCAGAATGACACAGAATTGGTAAGAGTTAAAGAAGGTGAAGAATTAGGTCAACTTTGGGGACCTGTTCAGATTGGTGTAGACGAAGATGGCACACCTAGGTTTGCTGATTTGAGTGGTGACGGTTCTTATTGTAACTGTGATGACGACAGAACGGTAATTGGATCTGGACTTCCAGATGCCACTTTCGGTTTCAACAACTCGTTTACCTATAAGAGCTTTGATCTTAATATTTTCATTAGAGGAGCTGTGGGTCATGACCTGCTGAATAGCTACCGAGGTTTCTATGAGAACAATGAGTCTACTACGGTCGGTAATTACAATGTGGTGAAGACTAAGTATTACGATTCAAATGTTAAGAAGGCTTCTGTGAACAGTGTTCATGTAGAGAGTGCTGATTACGTGAAAATCGATAACGCTACCATTGGTTATAATTTCCCACTACAGAGTGGCAGTGCAGTACGTAAATTGAGATTGTTTGCGTCAGTTCAAAACCCATTTGTTTTGACCAACTACACTGGTGTGGACCCAGAAGTAAGGTATGAAGACAGGATAGACAGTGACAATGGTGGACGTCCTGGTGATGCTGAT
This Marinoscillum sp. 108 DNA region includes the following protein-coding sequences:
- a CDS encoding TonB-dependent receptor, whose product is MKKYLLLGLSLILSATLWAQERTVTGTVTDAETGEAVPGANVVEKGTTNGTITDFNGQYKLAVGDGATLVFSFVGYASSEAVVGSRGVIDAALDLDVQSLSEVVVVGYGTQDKKEITSSVASISSEDFNRGTVNDPVQLLQGKVAGLNITKPGGDPNGGYNIRLRGISTVGANASPLVVIDGVIGGSLSTVDPNDIASIDILKDGSAAAIYGTRGSSGVILVTTKTGSKGKMQVDYNGSYAVESIYNTIDFMTADEYREVPGAQDFGSDTDWMDEVTQLGQAQVHNLSLSGGTGQTSYRISMNYRDTEGIGIGTGFSQLNGRVNITQRALNDRAKITVGISSTTKESDYGFAEAFRYAVVANPTMPVNIAASGGGLTEQGGYAQRDIFDFFNPVGIAEQNVNEGVDHRLLASVKAEYDFSDLVNGLSASVFYSRQEENDLRGEYYSKNSKFRGAGRNGLARKSNERRTNQLIESTVNYNKDVSDLNISLLGGYSYQEFFTEGSGMEGGDFLTDAFGYNNMGAALDFANGLGNLWSYANSYKLIGFFGRLNLNYDNTYFLSASARYEGSSRFGINNRWGIFPAVSAGVNITNLVEIPTVNSLKLRGSFGRTGNIPGQSYLSLQRYGPQGNFFYNGEYVPSFGPVSNPNPDLSWETKDEIDVGIDFTLLDNKLSGTVDWYTRTTTDMILSVNVPVPPNLFGQTWVNIGEFANSGLEVALNYQAIVTNDFTWSTGVNFSTFKTEVVSLTSGDLSFGEGGVLYRANMGAPGQNDTELVRVKEGEELGQLWGPVQIGVDEDGTPRFADLSGDGSYCNCDDDRTVIGSGLPDATFGFNNSFTYKSFDLNIFIRGAVGHDLLNSYRGFYENNESTTVGNYNVVKTKYYDSNVKKASVNSVHVESADYVKIDNATIGYNFPLQSGSAVRKLRLFASVQNPFVLTNYTGVDPEVRYEDRIDSDNGGRPGDADTLSPGIERRSTYFTTRTFTLGLNLGF
- a CDS encoding co-chaperone YbbN yields the protein MIELTEDNLQNILAENERVMVQYGATWCGNCRMIKPKFKRLAGEHEQVLFVYVDAEKLPASRSLAEVKNLPTFAGFKNGTLVSQAAGNKEETITTILNEIANN
- a CDS encoding LacI family DNA-binding transcriptional regulator; translation: MKKGSVTIKDIALELNISVSTVSRALADNPLVKPSTRAAVKELAKKYHYRPNFTALSLRSNKTKTLGIIIPQLVHEFFAMVIRGIEDFAYSNDYNVIICSTHESYEREVIDTKALINGRIDGLMACISKETNEFDHFSEFVDRGLPLVFFDCICDEIEAPKVVLDDFDAGYKAVKHLIDQGCTKIAYVGGPINLFINRDRLAGYNKALSEAGLNTRDSWIIHCDSGDYDDGMESTRELVQAREIDGLFAATDMLAIGAIKNMKAAGLKVPEDVAVVGFSNWSIGTLYEPSLSTMSQPGYEMGQKAAELLIQQIDNPDQEFNETVVLHSELLIRESSIRD